A window of the Terriglobia bacterium genome harbors these coding sequences:
- a CDS encoding M13 family metallopeptidase: MCLAIAIPVFAQAGRPVPAQAEPPYTPGLDVSAMDKTVDPCVDFYTYSCGGWMKNNPIPPDQYNWSAYSKLQDENRLILRDILEKASIPDAKRSSVQQKIGDYYASCMDEKAIESSGAKPLEAELKTIAGLRSKDQLPEFLADFHRGDEHTDGPTATLFSFGSGQDFKDSTQYIAQADQGGLGLPDRDFYLKEDAKSVEIRNAYVAHVTKMLQLIGEGPQEAASDAQVILKIETELAKASLTRVERRDPNNIYHKMGVAELQALAPSFSWPRYFTQVGLGQTNSLNVTHPPFFKQMEAELNTVSLAQWQTYLRWHLVHSRAPYLSSPFVNENFDFYGRTLTGAKELRPRWKRCVSWVDRDLGEALGQAYVERTFSAEAKQRTLRMVQEIEKAMDDDVKSLDWMQPATKQQALTKLHAVANKIGYPDKWRDYSALNIVRGDAPGNVQRGIAFEFRRQLGKIGKPVDHTEWDMTPPTVNAYYNPQMNDINFPAGVLQPPLFDPRMDDAPNYGNTGGTIGHELTHGFDDEGRQFDAQGNLRDWWTAQDSKAFEQRAGCIVDQYAQYTIVDDIKINSKLTEGEDVADLGGLLLAWMAWKDHTRNMKLQPIDGLTPEQRFFIGYGQSWCTNERDEIKRLRATIDPHSPAKYRTNGVVSNMPEFREAFRCKPGQPMVREKACRVW, from the coding sequence ATGTGTCTCGCAATCGCCATCCCAGTCTTTGCCCAGGCCGGTCGCCCGGTTCCCGCGCAGGCCGAACCGCCCTACACACCGGGCCTGGACGTCTCCGCCATGGACAAGACGGTCGATCCCTGCGTGGATTTCTATACCTACTCGTGCGGCGGTTGGATGAAGAACAACCCTATCCCGCCCGACCAGTACAACTGGAGTGCGTACTCCAAGCTCCAGGATGAGAACCGGCTGATCCTGCGCGACATCCTGGAGAAGGCCTCCATACCCGATGCCAAGCGCAGCTCCGTGCAGCAGAAGATCGGCGACTACTACGCCTCGTGCATGGACGAGAAGGCGATCGAGTCGTCGGGCGCGAAGCCGCTCGAAGCGGAGCTGAAAACGATTGCCGGACTCCGGTCGAAAGATCAGCTTCCGGAATTCCTGGCGGACTTTCATCGCGGAGATGAACACACCGACGGGCCGACGGCGACGCTTTTCTCCTTTGGCTCCGGCCAGGACTTCAAGGACTCCACCCAATATATCGCCCAGGCCGACCAGGGCGGCCTGGGCCTGCCCGACCGTGACTTTTACCTGAAAGAAGACGCCAAATCGGTCGAGATCCGGAACGCCTACGTGGCGCATGTTACGAAGATGCTCCAGCTCATTGGGGAAGGTCCGCAAGAGGCTGCGAGCGACGCGCAGGTCATCCTGAAGATCGAGACCGAGCTGGCCAAGGCGTCGCTCACCCGCGTGGAACGGCGCGACCCGAACAACATCTACCACAAGATGGGCGTCGCCGAGCTACAGGCATTGGCGCCCTCGTTCTCCTGGCCGCGCTATTTCACACAGGTGGGTCTCGGGCAGACGAACTCGCTGAACGTCACCCACCCGCCGTTCTTCAAACAGATGGAAGCCGAGCTGAACACGGTGTCCCTCGCGCAGTGGCAGACGTACCTGCGCTGGCACCTGGTGCACTCGCGCGCTCCGTACTTGTCGTCGCCATTCGTGAATGAGAATTTCGACTTCTACGGAAGAACGCTCACCGGGGCGAAGGAGCTGCGCCCGCGCTGGAAGCGCTGTGTGAGCTGGGTCGACCGCGACCTCGGCGAGGCGCTCGGCCAGGCCTACGTGGAGCGCACCTTCAGTGCGGAAGCCAAGCAGCGCACTCTGAGGATGGTGCAAGAGATCGAGAAGGCGATGGACGACGACGTCAAGTCTCTGGACTGGATGCAGCCCGCCACCAAGCAGCAGGCTCTGACGAAGCTGCACGCTGTCGCCAATAAGATCGGTTACCCCGACAAATGGCGCGACTACTCGGCGCTGAACATCGTCCGCGGAGACGCGCCGGGCAATGTGCAGCGGGGCATCGCGTTCGAGTTCCGCCGCCAGTTGGGCAAGATTGGAAAGCCGGTGGATCACACCGAGTGGGACATGACTCCGCCGACCGTCAATGCGTACTACAACCCCCAGATGAACGACATCAATTTTCCCGCCGGCGTGCTCCAGCCGCCGCTCTTCGACCCGCGCATGGATGACGCGCCGAACTACGGCAACACCGGGGGGACCATCGGCCACGAGCTGACCCACGGCTTCGACGACGAGGGCCGCCAGTTCGACGCCCAGGGCAACCTGCGCGACTGGTGGACGGCGCAGGATTCCAAGGCATTCGAACAGCGCGCCGGCTGCATCGTCGACCAGTATGCCCAGTACACCATCGTGGACGACATCAAGATCAACTCCAAGCTGACCGAAGGTGAGGACGTCGCCGACCTAGGCGGTCTTCTGCTGGCGTGGATGGCGTGGAAAGATCACACCAGGAACATGAAGCTCCAGCCCATCGACGGGCTCACGCCCGAGCAGCGGTTCTTCATCGGCTACGGCCAGAGCTGGTGCACCAACGAGCGCGACGAGATCAAGCGGCTGCGCGCCACCATCGACCCGCACTCGCCCGCGAAGTACCGCACCAACGGCGTGGTTTCCAATATGCCCGAGTTCCGTGAAGCGTTCCGTTGCAAGCCCGGGCAGCCTATGGTGCGCGAGAAGGCGTGCCGCGTCTGGTAG
- a CDS encoding glycosyltransferase encodes MKPTVTIGLPVYNAAPFIEDALRSIFAQTLTDWELIAVDDGSSDGGAELLRRLRDPRVRALMDGQHHGLGARLNQIVGLAAGKYVARMDADDLMHPERLERQVDFLENHPAVDVVGCGLISFDAQHRPISVRRLPAEHQAITARPLRGIPLAHATAVGRAQWWKKHPYNERSRRCEDWELWFSSFRESRFANLPEPLYFYREVQAYSFPGYARGKAELAGFLWGQRESFGAPAAAVEAVGQWARIGAYAIAHLAGLDRTLLRRRGQAVREEERAAFESALERVRGVALPF; translated from the coding sequence GTGAAACCGACCGTCACTATCGGGTTGCCGGTCTATAACGCCGCGCCATTCATCGAGGACGCGCTGCGAAGCATCTTCGCGCAGACATTGACCGATTGGGAGCTGATCGCCGTAGACGACGGATCGTCCGATGGCGGCGCCGAACTGTTGCGGCGGCTGCGGGACCCGCGCGTGCGCGCCTTGATGGACGGGCAGCACCACGGCCTCGGTGCGCGCCTCAACCAGATTGTGGGGCTGGCCGCAGGGAAGTACGTCGCGCGCATGGATGCCGATGACCTGATGCATCCCGAGCGGCTCGAGCGCCAGGTCGATTTCCTTGAGAATCATCCCGCGGTGGATGTCGTCGGGTGCGGGCTGATCAGTTTCGATGCCCAGCACCGGCCGATCAGCGTGCGCCGGCTCCCCGCCGAACACCAGGCCATCACCGCCCGGCCTCTGCGCGGGATCCCGCTGGCGCATGCCACGGCCGTGGGCCGCGCGCAGTGGTGGAAGAAGCACCCCTACAATGAGCGAAGCCGCCGTTGCGAGGATTGGGAGCTATGGTTCTCCAGCTTCCGCGAGAGCCGGTTCGCCAATCTTCCTGAGCCGCTCTATTTTTATCGTGAGGTCCAGGCGTATTCGTTCCCCGGCTACGCGCGCGGCAAGGCAGAACTGGCGGGATTCTTGTGGGGTCAGCGAGAGAGCTTTGGTGCGCCTGCGGCGGCCGTGGAGGCGGTTGGCCAGTGGGCGCGCATCGGCGCGTACGCGATCGCGCATCTGGCCGGACTCGACCGCACTCTGCTACGAAGGCGGGGACAGGCAGTCAGGGAAGAAGAGCGGGCGGCATTCGAGTCGGCATTGGAGCGGGTTCGAGGCGTCGCGCTGCCCTTCTGA
- a CDS encoding shikimate kinase has translation MGRHRAVFLVGFMGAGKTSVGEQLARRLGWRFIDLDDRVEAREKRSIAEIFRDSGESAFRKAETEALRELLDQLDHERPTVAALGGGAFVQDENAWLLAEAGDPMVFLDAGFEILRQRCEAMGPARPLFEDESRFRALFETRRPHYLRANVRVDTSNKTAEQVAAEIIQRLQLGR, from the coding sequence ATGGGCAGGCACCGCGCGGTCTTCCTCGTCGGATTCATGGGTGCGGGCAAGACCAGCGTGGGAGAGCAACTCGCCCGCCGCCTGGGATGGCGCTTCATAGACCTGGATGACCGGGTCGAGGCGCGGGAGAAGCGGAGCATCGCCGAGATCTTCCGCGACTCGGGCGAGAGCGCGTTTCGCAAGGCAGAGACGGAGGCGCTGCGCGAACTGCTCGACCAGCTCGACCACGAGCGGCCAACGGTGGCGGCGCTGGGCGGCGGGGCTTTCGTGCAGGACGAGAATGCGTGGTTGCTGGCCGAGGCGGGCGACCCCATGGTGTTCCTCGACGCGGGCTTCGAGATCCTGCGGCAGCGCTGCGAGGCCATGGGACCGGCGCGTCCCTTGTTCGAGGACGAGAGCCGGTTCCGCGCATTGTTCGAGACCCGCCGGCCGCACTACCTGCGGGCCAACGTGCGCGTGGACACATCCAACAAGACGGCTGAGCAGGTGGCGGCCGAGATCATCCAGCGGTTGCAGCTGGGGAGGTAA
- a CDS encoding DUF4097 domain-containing protein, with amino-acid sequence MSAGTRVKQLGLAVTLVACATFAADTQKEFRYNVGSGATLNVVNEFGAVTVRPSSSRQVVIGATSHSDKVEVDSTQTGNRIEAHSHLLGKPSESEAQVDYDIQVPPNIMLTVRAAGGPIRVEKLRSDMTLEGDTAQITVQDCSNAHVHIRTVTGPVTLSNIGNGHVEVTSVNGDVQMTSVNGPKVSVNTTKGNIRYKGDFAGGGDYSFNSHAGDIEVSLPTSASVDLSARSVAGTVEQDFPLHQKSHLAFQPNPGRSFAGTSNTGASSVQLRSFSGKIRVKKQ; translated from the coding sequence ATGTCAGCTGGAACACGCGTGAAGCAACTGGGCTTGGCCGTGACACTGGTGGCCTGCGCCACCTTCGCCGCCGACACCCAGAAAGAGTTTCGCTACAACGTGGGGAGCGGGGCCACACTGAACGTGGTCAACGAATTCGGAGCGGTGACGGTTCGTCCGTCGAGCTCGCGCCAGGTGGTCATCGGCGCCACCTCTCACTCCGACAAGGTCGAGGTCGATTCCACACAGACCGGCAACCGCATCGAGGCACACAGCCACCTGCTGGGCAAGCCCAGCGAAAGCGAAGCCCAGGTGGACTACGACATCCAGGTGCCGCCGAACATCATGCTCACGGTGCGCGCCGCCGGCGGGCCCATCCGGGTGGAGAAGCTGCGCAGCGACATGACGCTGGAGGGCGACACGGCACAGATCACGGTGCAGGATTGCAGCAATGCGCACGTACACATTCGCACGGTGACAGGGCCGGTCACGCTCAGCAATATCGGCAATGGGCACGTCGAGGTCACCAGCGTGAACGGCGACGTGCAGATGACCTCGGTCAACGGGCCAAAGGTGTCCGTCAACACCACCAAGGGAAACATCCGCTACAAGGGTGATTTCGCCGGGGGCGGAGACTACTCGTTCAACAGCCACGCGGGGGACATCGAGGTGTCGCTGCCGACCAGCGCATCGGTCGATCTCTCGGCGCGCTCGGTGGCTGGAACCGTCGAGCAGGACTTCCCTCTCCACCAAAAGTCGCACCTGGCGTTCCAGCCCAACCCGGGACGTTCCTTCGCCGGGACCTCCAACACCGGAGCATCATCGGTCCAGCTCCGCAGCTTCAGTGGTAAAATCCGCGTCAAGAAGCAGTAG
- a CDS encoding sigma-70 family RNA polymerase sigma factor, whose amino-acid sequence MTQARKTTASGLPEAEAINRAKQGDAEAFEGLYGLHKRRVYSLCLRMTGNTAEAEDLTQEAFLQLYRKIATFRGESAFSTWLHRLAVNVVLMHLRKKGLPEVSLEESLEPQQEDGPRKDIGARDNVLAGSIDRINLERAIQSLPPGYRIIFVLHDVEGYEHNEIAGIMGCSVGNSKSQLHKARMKLRNLLKLNRAEKAARQ is encoded by the coding sequence TTGACACAAGCAAGAAAAACGACAGCTTCCGGGCTCCCAGAGGCAGAGGCGATCAATCGGGCCAAACAGGGAGACGCGGAAGCATTCGAAGGCTTGTATGGCCTGCACAAGCGCCGTGTGTATTCGCTGTGTCTGCGCATGACGGGCAACACGGCGGAGGCCGAGGACCTGACGCAGGAAGCGTTCCTGCAGTTGTATCGCAAGATCGCGACCTTCCGCGGCGAGTCGGCGTTCTCCACCTGGTTGCACCGTCTGGCCGTGAATGTGGTGCTGATGCACCTGCGCAAGAAAGGCCTGCCCGAGGTTTCGCTCGAAGAGAGCCTGGAGCCGCAGCAGGAAGACGGGCCGAGGAAAGATATCGGGGCGCGCGACAACGTACTGGCGGGATCCATCGATCGGATCAACCTGGAACGGGCCATCCAGAGCCTGCCGCCCGGATACCGCATCATCTTCGTCCTGCACGACGTGGAAGGCTACGAGCACAACGAGATCGCCGGAATCATGGGGTGCTCGGTCGGCAACAGTAAATCGCAGCTCCACAAGGCGAGAATGAAGCTGCGGAACCTCCTCAAGCTGAACAGAGCCGAAAAGGCCGCACGACAGTGA
- a CDS encoding MFS transporter: MTEPKTPGQARPQPSRLYRWLVLIFISLAMFGNYYVYDALSPVADLLNRQLGFPQTYIGLLQGIYSFPNIFTVLIGGVIIDRIGLRKSTLIFGVLCFIGAFVTVISPPRFVAAIAPGVAGTVAAPFSWFSQSTGDYIRTALSNDRLLVMAFGRLIFGMGAESLIVAVTAALAKWFRGKELSFAFGVNLMIARLGSFAALNSPTWAQGAYSNWRTPFLIGVGFCTFCITGAVVYWVMELYAEKHYELGHASTDKVVFRDLFSFGTSYWYVVALCITFYSAIFPFQTFAVEFFQDAHGTSRAFGGFLSSMLTLFAMFATPLFGLLVDKVGKRALFMMFGSLLLIPVYLIMGYTHVSLYVPMAMMGIAFSLIPAVMWPSVAYIVEQSKLGTAYGLMTMIQNIGLFGFNLLVGWANDYGGASAQNPAGYRLGMQIFSVLGFLGMLFAFLLRQRETGPHGHGLETITTATGA, encoded by the coding sequence ATGACTGAACCCAAGACCCCCGGCCAGGCCCGTCCACAGCCCTCGCGTCTCTATCGCTGGTTGGTGCTGATCTTCATCAGCCTGGCGATGTTCGGCAATTACTACGTCTACGACGCGCTCAGCCCGGTGGCGGACCTGCTGAATCGCCAACTCGGCTTCCCCCAAACCTACATCGGACTGCTGCAAGGCATCTACAGCTTCCCGAATATCTTCACGGTGCTGATCGGCGGCGTGATCATCGACCGCATCGGTCTTCGCAAATCGACCCTGATCTTTGGAGTGCTGTGCTTCATCGGCGCGTTCGTCACCGTCATCAGCCCTCCGCGTTTTGTTGCGGCGATCGCGCCCGGCGTTGCCGGAACCGTAGCAGCTCCCTTCAGCTGGTTCAGCCAGAGTACAGGCGACTACATCCGGACGGCACTGTCGAATGACCGCCTGCTGGTGATGGCCTTCGGACGACTGATATTCGGAATGGGAGCGGAATCCTTGATCGTCGCGGTAACGGCGGCGCTGGCGAAGTGGTTTCGCGGGAAGGAATTGAGCTTCGCGTTCGGGGTGAACCTCATGATCGCGCGTCTGGGCTCGTTCGCGGCGCTCAATTCGCCGACCTGGGCACAAGGCGCATATTCCAACTGGCGCACGCCGTTCTTGATCGGCGTGGGCTTCTGCACGTTCTGCATCACCGGCGCCGTCGTTTACTGGGTGATGGAGCTCTATGCGGAAAAGCACTATGAGCTCGGCCACGCCTCTACCGATAAGGTGGTATTCAGGGACCTGTTTTCGTTCGGCACGTCGTACTGGTACGTCGTGGCCCTCTGCATCACGTTCTATTCGGCGATCTTTCCGTTCCAGACGTTCGCGGTGGAGTTCTTTCAAGATGCTCACGGAACCTCAAGGGCGTTCGGCGGTTTCCTTTCGAGCATGTTGACGCTGTTCGCCATGTTCGCCACGCCGCTGTTCGGGCTGCTGGTCGACAAGGTAGGAAAGCGCGCGTTGTTCATGATGTTCGGTTCGCTGCTGCTCATCCCGGTGTACCTCATCATGGGCTACACGCACGTCAGTCTGTACGTCCCGATGGCAATGATGGGAATCGCCTTCTCGCTGATCCCAGCCGTCATGTGGCCTTCGGTGGCTTACATCGTCGAGCAGTCGAAGCTGGGCACGGCATACGGTCTGATGACCATGATCCAGAACATCGGATTGTTCGGCTTCAACCTGCTGGTGGGTTGGGCTAACGATTACGGGGGAGCGAGCGCGCAGAACCCGGCCGGATACCGCCTGGGCATGCAGATCTTCTCGGTACTGGGCTTCCTGGGTATGCTGTTTGCCTTTCTGCTGCGGCAGCGGGAGACCGGGCCGCACGGCCACGGCCTGGAGACCATTACGACGGCTACAGGCGCATAA
- a CDS encoding ThiF family adenylyltransferase: MPIEDRYSRQMLFRPVGADGQRRLGESRVIVVGCGATGSAVAGLLARAGVGHLGIIDRDYVEPSNLQRQSLFDEADAAESLPKAVAAQRKIAAFNSEIQIHGEVADLCPENIEPLLGSAQLVLDATDNFETRYLVNDYCVKKSVPWIYAAAVGSYGVTMNILPGETACLSCVFPAAPQGTVETCDTSGILNSVVNQVASIETTEAMKLLVGARDKMRRTLLSFDAWSNERSEISTAHPRSDCPTCARREFPHLAGEGRPHITLCGRNSVQIHERRRPIDFAELATRLSPHGAVRHNEFVLKFWHEPYEMTLFPDGRAIIKGTTDTAAARSLYARYVGC, translated from the coding sequence ATGCCGATTGAAGATCGTTACTCGCGCCAGATGCTTTTCCGCCCAGTCGGCGCCGACGGACAGCGCCGCCTGGGAGAGTCGCGGGTAATTGTGGTGGGATGCGGCGCGACCGGATCGGCGGTGGCGGGGCTGCTGGCGCGCGCCGGGGTCGGTCACCTGGGCATCATCGACCGCGATTATGTCGAGCCCAGCAACCTGCAGCGCCAGTCGCTATTCGACGAAGCGGATGCGGCGGAATCGCTTCCCAAGGCGGTCGCCGCGCAGCGCAAGATTGCCGCCTTCAATTCCGAGATCCAGATCCACGGCGAAGTCGCCGACCTGTGTCCGGAAAACATCGAGCCACTTCTGGGCAGCGCGCAGCTCGTGCTCGATGCCACTGACAATTTCGAGACTCGCTACCTGGTCAACGATTACTGCGTGAAAAAAAGCGTGCCCTGGATCTATGCCGCGGCGGTCGGCAGCTATGGCGTGACCATGAACATCCTGCCGGGCGAGACCGCGTGCCTGTCGTGCGTGTTTCCGGCGGCGCCACAAGGTACGGTCGAGACTTGCGACACCTCGGGGATCTTGAACTCGGTGGTCAACCAGGTGGCATCCATCGAAACGACGGAAGCCATGAAGCTGCTGGTGGGGGCGCGCGACAAAATGCGGCGCACGCTGCTCTCCTTTGACGCCTGGAGCAACGAGCGCTCGGAGATCTCGACCGCGCATCCGCGCTCCGATTGTCCCACCTGTGCCCGTCGCGAGTTCCCTCACTTGGCCGGAGAAGGACGCCCACACATCACGCTATGTGGACGGAATTCGGTCCAGATCCACGAGCGCCGCCGGCCGATCGACTTCGCCGAGCTGGCCACTCGCCTCTCCCCGCACGGAGCGGTGCGGCACAACGAATTCGTCCTGAAGTTCTGGCACGAGCCATACGAAATGACCCTGTTTCCCGACGGGCGGGCGATCATCAAGGGCACCACCGATACCGCCGCCGCGCGCAGCCTCTACGCACGGTATGTCGGCTGCTAG
- a CDS encoding BamA/TamA family outer membrane protein has translation MACALAAPAVLGQSQAGSSASQDSPPVGASAAPLPTAPPSPQSQTGGLNRLVGLPVRDIEFRGPAPDEVEHLRTLLVQKPGEPLDKQKLRLSVQNLYSTGRFLDIQVEADRTPQNELKLVFVAEANYFIGRMTLVGAPRGGPNAHQLINSSKLLLGQLFTDEKDQDNKTLMERALESMQRTLQANGFYRATITPEYARHPGTQQIEIQFHVDAGERARIGKVTVDGASDLTADQALDILKMKPGDPASSDRLDRALRRLRKHYRKQDRLEASVAVAPSSYRPENDALDYVFKVERGRVVDIQVEGVRLLKGTLKKYIPVYEENAVDDDLLNEGRRNLRDYLQTRGYFDVKVNYTQKVESDRRLVIYDVDRGMPHKLIAVDIDWSDTVVLPNHETYFKADTIRERMLVQAAGRVLSHGLFSQSLLARDLQSIESLYQSNGFQQVKVTADVHDDYEGVPGRMRVAVHIAEGPQTRVNSLKFVGNEHAPADRIRSLISTLEGQPWSEVNLTTDREAVTNYYFNDGFPEVGLEVTSAPVAGDPTRRDVTFNINEGKQVFVDRVLISGLNVTRPFVVGRELQVRQGDPLNQSAMFESQRKLYDLGIFNEVDVAVQNPEGDDTLKNMLFDIKEARRWTFNYGFGIEVQTGSEPNSSLPQGRTGVSPRVSFDLTRINFRGRNHTLLFKSHIGRLEQRGLFTYQAPRWFDRENLTFSFISFYDNTNDIRTFTSQRLEGAFQVEHRWSRATTFLYRFSYRGVRATNLVIDPTLVPLYSKPTRIGMPSFTYIRDTRDNPLDSHRGDYTTADMGVSTRIFGSQASFARLLLQNSTYHRFGKRRLVLARSVRFGIEHPLASTSTTQGVIPLPELLFAGGGNSHRGFSINQAGPRDLDTGFPLGGQAMFINNLELRLPPPWLPWLEDKVSPVLFYDYGNVFASPSGMFHSFLKTGQNNLQSCRPKVAADPPDFKPLCDFDFMSHAVGGGFRYNTPIGPVRLDFGYNLNPPIFLVGRENRVDELRRFNFFFSIGQTF, from the coding sequence GTGGCGTGTGCCCTCGCCGCCCCGGCGGTTCTGGGACAATCGCAGGCCGGATCCTCGGCCAGCCAGGACTCTCCGCCGGTGGGCGCCTCCGCGGCTCCTTTGCCCACGGCCCCACCGTCCCCGCAATCCCAGACCGGGGGGCTGAACCGGCTGGTGGGCCTCCCCGTCCGTGACATCGAGTTCCGGGGTCCTGCCCCCGACGAAGTCGAGCATCTTCGCACCCTCCTGGTACAAAAGCCCGGCGAACCCCTCGACAAGCAGAAGCTCCGCCTCAGCGTGCAGAACCTGTACTCCACCGGGCGGTTCCTCGATATCCAGGTGGAAGCCGACCGTACGCCTCAGAATGAGCTGAAGCTGGTGTTTGTGGCAGAGGCGAACTATTTCATCGGTCGTATGACGCTGGTGGGCGCTCCCAGAGGCGGACCCAACGCTCACCAGCTCATTAATTCCAGCAAGCTGTTGCTGGGACAGCTCTTCACCGACGAAAAGGACCAGGACAATAAGACCCTGATGGAGCGTGCCCTTGAGTCGATGCAGCGGACCCTCCAGGCGAACGGCTTCTACCGGGCGACCATCACTCCCGAGTACGCCAGGCACCCTGGCACGCAACAGATCGAGATCCAGTTTCATGTGGACGCCGGGGAACGGGCGAGGATCGGCAAGGTCACTGTGGATGGAGCTTCCGACCTGACTGCAGATCAGGCCTTGGACATCCTGAAGATGAAGCCGGGCGATCCCGCGTCGTCAGATCGGTTGGACCGGGCGCTGCGGCGACTGCGAAAACACTACCGGAAGCAGGACAGGCTTGAAGCCAGCGTTGCGGTTGCCCCCAGCTCCTATCGCCCCGAGAACGATGCCCTGGACTACGTCTTCAAAGTCGAGCGCGGGCGCGTGGTGGATATCCAGGTCGAAGGTGTGCGGCTGCTGAAGGGAACGTTGAAGAAGTACATCCCCGTGTACGAGGAGAACGCGGTCGACGATGACCTGTTGAACGAGGGCCGCCGTAATCTTCGCGACTACCTCCAAACCAGGGGATACTTCGATGTAAAGGTCAACTACACCCAAAAGGTGGAGTCCGACCGCCGTCTGGTCATCTACGACGTGGACAGGGGCATGCCGCATAAGCTGATCGCCGTCGACATCGACTGGAGCGACACCGTCGTCCTTCCCAACCACGAGACCTATTTCAAGGCGGACACCATCCGCGAGCGCATGCTGGTGCAGGCGGCAGGGCGAGTGCTCTCGCACGGACTTTTCAGTCAGTCGCTGTTGGCCCGCGACCTGCAATCCATCGAGAGCCTCTACCAGTCGAACGGCTTTCAGCAGGTGAAGGTCACCGCGGACGTACACGATGACTACGAAGGTGTGCCCGGACGCATGCGCGTTGCGGTCCACATCGCCGAGGGGCCCCAAACGCGGGTGAACTCGCTGAAGTTCGTGGGCAACGAGCACGCCCCAGCCGACCGGATCCGCAGCCTCATTTCCACGCTCGAGGGGCAGCCCTGGTCGGAGGTCAATCTCACCACCGATCGCGAAGCGGTCACGAACTACTATTTCAACGACGGTTTCCCCGAGGTTGGCCTCGAAGTCACTTCGGCGCCGGTCGCCGGCGACCCCACCCGCAGGGATGTCACCTTCAACATCAACGAAGGGAAGCAGGTCTTCGTGGATCGAGTGCTGATCAGCGGCCTGAACGTCACCCGGCCATTCGTCGTCGGGCGCGAGCTCCAGGTTCGCCAAGGCGACCCGCTGAACCAGAGCGCCATGTTCGAGAGTCAGCGGAAACTCTACGACCTCGGCATCTTCAACGAGGTGGACGTGGCCGTCCAGAACCCCGAAGGCGACGACACGCTGAAGAACATGTTGTTCGACATCAAGGAAGCGCGCCGCTGGACCTTCAATTACGGATTCGGCATCGAGGTGCAGACCGGCAGCGAACCCAACAGCAGCCTGCCCCAGGGCCGCACCGGCGTCAGCCCCCGCGTTTCCTTCGACCTCACCCGCATCAATTTCCGCGGCCGCAACCACACACTCCTCTTCAAGAGTCACATCGGCCGCCTGGAACAGCGCGGGCTTTTCACCTACCAGGCGCCGCGCTGGTTCGACCGCGAGAACCTGACCTTCAGCTTCATCAGCTTTTACGACAACACGAACGACATCCGCACGTTCACCTCACAGCGCCTGGAGGGCGCCTTCCAGGTGGAGCACCGCTGGAGCCGCGCCACCACCTTCCTCTACCGCTTCAGCTACCGTGGGGTCAGGGCGACCAATCTCGTGATCGATCCGACGCTGGTGCCGCTGTACTCGAAGCCGACGCGCATCGGCATGCCCAGTTTCACCTATATCCGCGACACGCGCGACAACCCGCTGGACTCACACCGCGGGGACTACACCACGGCGGACATGGGCGTCTCCACGCGCATCTTCGGATCCCAGGCGAGCTTCGCGCGTCTCCTGCTCCAGAACTCGACCTATCACCGGTTCGGCAAGCGGCGTCTCGTTCTGGCCCGCTCTGTCCGCTTCGGGATCGAACACCCGCTCGCCAGCACCAGCACCACGCAAGGCGTGATCCCATTGCCCGAGCTGCTCTTTGCCGGTGGCGGGAATTCGCACCGCGGCTTCTCCATCAACCAGGCTGGGCCTCGCGATCTGGACACCGGTTTTCCCCTGGGTGGACAGGCCATGTTCATCAACAACCTGGAACTGCGTCTGCCGCCTCCCTGGCTGCCGTGGCTGGAAGACAAGGTCAGCCCGGTCCTCTTTTACGATTACGGAAACGTGTTCGCCTCCCCCAGCGGCATGTTCCACAGCTTCCTGAAGACGGGTCAGAACAACCTTCAGTCCTGCCGGCCCAAGGTGGCGGCCGACCCGCCCGATTTCAAGCCGCTCTGTGACTTCGATTTCATGTCCCACGCCGTGGGCGGCGGGTTCCGCTACAACACTCCGATCGGGCCGGTGCGCCTCGACTTCGGCTACAACCTCAATCCGCCTATCTTCCTGGTCGGCCGCGAGAACCGGGTGGACGAGCTCCGCCGCTTCAATTTCTTCTTCAGTATCGGGCAGACTTTCTGA